In Actinomadura citrea, a single window of DNA contains:
- a CDS encoding nucleotide sugar dehydrogenase, translating to MEFLSDSPSPRIAILGFGYIGSCIGVALAERGMSVIGIDSDASMIAGLRAGRCAIPEPGLAEALAPLVASARLACTTDYDALREADVVLITVGTPVDGNGALLTAQLEEVCRQLAPRLRAGQLVILKSTVAPGTTRTLVVPLLESGGLVEGRDFGLAYCPERLAEGDALAQVRELTVIVGGCGPGSTAAAARFWKAALDVPVRIVPTADIAEIVKLANNWWIDANVAMANELARFCALFEVDVMEVIAAANSLPKGDGRVNILRPGAGVGGPCLTKDPWMTWRTARDRGVRLRTVETARHVNDAMPEYAYEVIRDGLAKLGKDLASARIAVLGAAFKNDTGDLRNTPVRGVVQALQAAGAEVRVFDPLADKERIRSEVGGSPVDDLEQAVRGADSVAFLAGHRQFRHIDLERLRRQVAMPCLIFDGRMHYRAETIRRLRDLGFGYRGIGR from the coding sequence ATGGAATTCTTGTCAGATTCTCCCAGCCCGCGGATCGCGATCCTGGGGTTCGGCTACATCGGCTCGTGCATCGGGGTGGCGCTGGCCGAGCGCGGCATGAGCGTCATCGGCATCGACAGCGACGCATCGATGATCGCCGGGCTGCGGGCGGGCCGCTGCGCGATCCCCGAGCCCGGCCTGGCCGAGGCGCTGGCCCCGCTGGTCGCGAGCGCGCGGCTGGCGTGCACCACCGACTACGACGCCCTGCGTGAGGCCGACGTCGTGCTCATCACGGTCGGCACGCCCGTCGACGGGAACGGCGCCCTGCTGACCGCGCAACTGGAGGAGGTGTGCCGGCAGCTCGCACCCCGGCTGCGCGCCGGCCAGCTGGTCATCCTGAAGAGCACCGTCGCCCCGGGGACCACGCGCACGCTGGTCGTTCCGCTGCTGGAGAGCGGCGGCCTGGTCGAGGGGCGGGACTTCGGCCTCGCCTACTGCCCGGAACGGCTGGCCGAGGGGGACGCGCTGGCCCAGGTGCGCGAGCTGACGGTCATCGTCGGCGGGTGCGGCCCCGGCAGCACGGCGGCGGCGGCTCGGTTCTGGAAGGCGGCGCTGGACGTGCCCGTCCGGATCGTGCCCACGGCCGACATCGCCGAGATCGTCAAGCTGGCCAACAACTGGTGGATCGACGCGAACGTCGCGATGGCCAACGAACTGGCCCGGTTCTGCGCGCTGTTCGAGGTCGACGTGATGGAGGTCATCGCCGCGGCGAACTCGCTGCCCAAGGGGGACGGGCGCGTCAACATCCTGCGGCCCGGCGCGGGCGTCGGCGGGCCGTGCCTGACCAAGGACCCGTGGATGACCTGGCGCACGGCCCGCGACCGCGGCGTCCGGCTGCGGACGGTGGAGACGGCGCGGCACGTCAACGACGCCATGCCCGAGTACGCCTACGAGGTCATCAGGGACGGCCTCGCCAAGCTGGGCAAGGACCTGGCGTCGGCGCGGATCGCCGTTCTCGGCGCCGCCTTCAAGAACGACACCGGCGACCTGCGCAACACCCCCGTCAGGGGCGTGGTGCAGGCCCTCCAGGCGGCAGGCGCGGAGGTCCGGGTCTTCGATCCCCTCGCCGACAAGGAGCGGATCCGGTCGGAGGTGGGCGGCTCCCCCGTCGACGACCTCGAACAGGCGGTGCGGGGCGCCGACTCCGTCGCCTTCCTCGCCGGGCACCGGCAGTTCCGCCACATCGACCTGGAACGGCTGCGGCGGCAGGTCGCGATGCCGTGCCTGATCTTCGACGGGCGCATGCACTACCGGGCGGAGACGATCCGGCGGCTGCGCGACCTCGGTTTCGGCTACCGCGGGATCGGGCGGTGA
- a CDS encoding aminotransferase class V-fold PLP-dependent enzyme yields the protein MTDVMPQGGGSPVRLADQAFLPRSIRDDFPILATAQGGEPLVYLDNAATAQKPQAVLDALVDYYSTANSNVGRGYYRLSMASTDRYEEARETVRQALGAEHADEIVFTRGTTDAVNLIADGLGARLVGEGDQVVVTGMEHNSNLLPWRRLCERAGAELVVAPVDERGAVDAAAFAAVLGPRVRIAAVAHVSNVLGTVNPVREMIAEAHRRGVPVVVDGAQAVPHAPVDVRGLDADLYCFSGHKAYGPMGTGVLYGKRDLLAELPPYQVGGGTVKGVSHTEPVRYVPVPARFEAGTPNVAGAVGLAAALRYVRDLGWDAVRRHDEALVRHAVESLRQIDGVRVVGDPAAAPSGIVSFVVDGIHPYDVGGHLDRHGVAVRSGVHCASTFLDEMGLLGTVRMSFAVYNTADEIDVVADALRSVRPGSWTTDHPTTRFL from the coding sequence ATGACTGACGTGATGCCGCAAGGAGGGGGATCTCCGGTACGGCTCGCGGACCAGGCGTTCCTTCCCAGATCCATCAGGGACGACTTCCCGATCCTGGCGACCGCGCAAGGCGGCGAGCCGCTCGTCTACCTCGACAACGCCGCGACGGCGCAGAAGCCGCAGGCGGTCCTGGACGCCCTCGTCGACTACTACTCCACGGCGAACAGCAACGTGGGCCGCGGGTACTACCGGCTGAGCATGGCCTCCACCGACCGCTACGAGGAGGCGCGCGAGACCGTGCGGCAGGCGCTCGGCGCCGAGCACGCCGACGAGATCGTGTTCACCCGGGGCACCACGGACGCGGTGAACCTGATCGCGGACGGCCTGGGCGCCCGGCTGGTCGGCGAAGGGGACCAGGTCGTCGTCACCGGCATGGAGCACAACTCCAACCTGCTGCCGTGGCGGCGGCTCTGCGAGCGGGCGGGCGCGGAGCTGGTGGTCGCCCCCGTCGACGAGCGGGGCGCCGTCGACGCCGCGGCCTTCGCCGCCGTCCTCGGCCCCCGCGTCCGGATCGCCGCCGTCGCCCACGTGTCCAACGTGCTGGGCACCGTCAACCCGGTGCGCGAGATGATCGCCGAGGCGCACCGGCGCGGTGTCCCGGTCGTCGTGGACGGCGCCCAGGCGGTGCCGCACGCGCCGGTGGACGTGCGCGGGCTCGACGCCGACCTCTACTGCTTCTCGGGGCACAAGGCCTACGGCCCGATGGGCACCGGGGTGCTGTACGGCAAGCGGGACCTGCTCGCGGAGCTGCCGCCCTACCAGGTCGGCGGGGGGACGGTGAAGGGGGTGAGCCACACCGAGCCCGTCCGCTACGTTCCCGTACCCGCCAGGTTCGAGGCGGGCACCCCGAACGTCGCGGGGGCCGTCGGCCTGGCCGCCGCGCTGCGGTACGTCCGCGATCTCGGCTGGGACGCCGTGCGGCGGCATGACGAGGCGCTGGTGCGGCACGCGGTCGAGTCGCTGCGGCAGATCGACGGCGTGCGGGTCGTCGGCGACCCCGCCGCAGCGCCCAGCGGGATCGTGTCCTTCGTCGTCGACGGCATCCACCCCTACGACGTCGGCGGGCATCTGGACCGCCACGGCGTGGCCGTGCGCAGCGGCGTGCACTGCGCCAGCACCTTCCTGGACGAGATGGGCCTGCTCGGGACCGTGCGGATGTCGTTCGCCGTCTACAACACCGCCGACGAGATCGACGTCGTGGCCGACGCCCTGCGCTCGGTGCGGCCGGGCTCGTGGACCACCGACCACCCGACGACGCGTTTCCTGTGA
- a CDS encoding trans-sulfuration enzyme family protein — translation MRFDTRLVHLGQESDGVTGDVVPPVHVAATFERRVQDPLRYFYSRGENPTREALERCLAGLEDARFALAFSSGQAAGTTALSLLRAGRRLIASDDVYGGTRSLFALLGRYGITVDHVDLTDAGALDAALGDDVDMIWVEAPTNPLLKVADLSVVCERARRAGARVVVDNTLAGPALQQPLRFGADITLYSTTKSIAGHSDVIGGALVYDDEDLHRELASHRTTTGGVPGGLDCFLVHRGLKTLSLRVARQVGNAEAIAAALRGCERVGAVHYPGLPEHPQHEVAARQMSAPGSILSFEYLGDPEKLLDRVRLYACAVSLGGVRSLIECPAMMTHASVPREVRGRLGISDDLIRVSAGIEDPADLVRDLMDAL, via the coding sequence ATGCGCTTCGACACGAGGCTGGTCCACCTCGGCCAGGAATCCGACGGCGTCACCGGAGACGTGGTGCCGCCCGTCCATGTCGCGGCGACGTTCGAGCGGCGGGTGCAGGACCCGTTGCGCTACTTCTACTCGCGCGGCGAGAACCCGACGCGCGAGGCCCTCGAACGCTGCCTGGCGGGGCTGGAGGACGCGCGCTTCGCGCTCGCCTTCAGCTCCGGGCAGGCGGCGGGGACGACGGCGCTGTCCCTGCTCCGCGCCGGCCGCAGGCTGATCGCCTCGGACGACGTGTACGGCGGCACCCGGTCGCTGTTCGCGCTCCTCGGCCGGTACGGGATCACCGTGGACCACGTCGACCTCACCGACGCGGGCGCGCTCGACGCCGCGCTCGGCGACGACGTGGACATGATCTGGGTGGAGGCGCCGACCAACCCGCTGCTGAAGGTCGCCGACCTCTCGGTGGTGTGCGAGCGGGCCAGGCGGGCCGGCGCCCGCGTCGTGGTGGACAACACCCTCGCCGGCCCGGCGCTGCAGCAGCCGCTGCGGTTCGGCGCCGACATCACCCTGTACAGCACCACCAAGTCGATCGCCGGCCACTCCGACGTCATCGGCGGCGCCCTGGTCTACGACGACGAGGACCTGCACCGCGAGCTGGCGTCCCACCGCACCACCACGGGGGGCGTGCCCGGCGGCCTCGACTGCTTCCTGGTGCATCGCGGGCTCAAGACGCTCTCGTTGCGCGTGGCGCGGCAGGTCGGCAACGCGGAGGCGATCGCCGCCGCGCTGCGCGGGTGCGAGCGGGTGGGCGCCGTCCACTATCCGGGGCTGCCCGAGCATCCGCAGCACGAGGTGGCGGCCCGGCAGATGTCGGCGCCCGGGTCGATCCTGAGCTTCGAGTACCTCGGCGATCCGGAGAAGCTCCTGGACCGGGTGCGGCTGTACGCGTGCGCGGTCAGCCTCGGCGGCGTGCGCTCGCTCATCGAGTGCCCCGCCATGATGACCCACGCCTCCGTCCCTCGCGAGGTCCGGGGGCGGCTGGGCATCTCGGACGACCTCATTCGGGTATCGGCGGGCATCGAGGATCCGGCCGACCTGGTGCGGGACCTGATGGACGCGCTCTGA
- a CDS encoding homocysteine S-methyltransferase family protein, with translation MNDLSGGRRSGGEGPLRLDGGTATELQRAGMSVDGPWWTNRAMNSEADRTRLRGIHQGYLGAGAQVITANTFRCNLRALSRLGLFDAGLAWMVHAAVGVAQSAVRAGEEGRADGRGEADRTLIAGSVGPVEDCYRPDLVPPDDELRAEHRWLVTELMRVGVDLVVIETMNSEREARIALEEALRAGARAWVGFVCDADARLLSGEKLTEAAGAVEREGAEAVLVNCTAPADSETALRALRDACSGPIGAYPNIEDRNGIPRSAHVDRHVPAALGPDEFADLIARWDAEFSLDVVGGCCGTTPDHLAAAHERLLGSGR, from the coding sequence ATGAACGACCTATCTGGGGGCCGTCGGTCCGGAGGCGAGGGACCCCTGCGGCTGGACGGCGGGACCGCGACCGAACTGCAGCGCGCCGGTATGAGCGTCGACGGGCCGTGGTGGACCAACCGGGCCATGAACTCCGAGGCCGACCGCACGCGGTTGCGGGGGATCCACCAGGGCTACCTGGGCGCCGGAGCGCAGGTGATCACCGCCAACACCTTCCGGTGCAACCTGCGGGCGCTCAGCCGTCTCGGCCTCTTCGACGCCGGCCTGGCGTGGATGGTGCACGCCGCCGTCGGCGTGGCCCAGTCGGCGGTGCGCGCCGGCGAGGAGGGGCGGGCGGACGGACGGGGGGAGGCGGACCGCACGCTGATCGCGGGCTCGGTGGGGCCCGTCGAGGACTGCTACCGGCCCGACCTGGTTCCGCCCGACGACGAACTGCGGGCCGAGCACCGCTGGCTGGTGACGGAACTGATGCGGGTGGGCGTGGACCTCGTCGTGATCGAGACGATGAACTCCGAGCGCGAGGCGCGCATCGCGCTGGAAGAGGCGCTGCGGGCGGGCGCCCGCGCCTGGGTCGGCTTCGTGTGCGACGCCGACGCCCGGCTGCTGTCGGGGGAGAAGCTGACCGAGGCGGCCGGCGCCGTCGAACGGGAGGGCGCCGAGGCCGTGCTCGTCAACTGCACCGCTCCCGCCGACAGCGAGACGGCGCTGCGGGCGCTGCGGGACGCCTGCTCGGGCCCTATCGGCGCCTACCCCAACATCGAGGACCGCAACGGCATCCCCCGTTCGGCGCACGTCGACCGGCACGTCCCCGCCGCGCTGGGGCCCGACGAGTTCGCCGATCTGATCGCCCGCTGGGACGCGGAGTTCTCCCTCGACGTGGTCGGCGGCTGCTGCGGCACGACACCGGACCATCTGGCCGCCGCCCACGAGCGGCTGCTCGGGAGCGGGCGATGA
- the rfbB gene encoding dTDP-glucose 4,6-dehydratase, whose product MRILVTGGAGFVGSHYVRRLLDPERAGGGAHQVTVLDKLTYAGNLANLDPVRRAHGFAFVHGDVADAAVVDELVAGHDAIVHFAAESHVDRSIRCAQDFVVTNVLGTQTLLEAARRHGTAPFVHVSTDEVYGPIGTGRWSERDPLAPSNPYAASKAAADLIVLACHRTFGMDVRITRGSNTYGPYQFPEKIVPLFVTELLDGGKVPLYGDGLHVREWLHVDDHCRAVHLALTRGRAGEVYNIGGVPLTNRELTGRLLAQCGAGWDTVSYVEDRKGHDRRYAMDCTKTATELGFRPRRDLVAGLAETVAWYRDNREWWEPLTLHVSRDVEVNS is encoded by the coding sequence ATGAGGATCCTCGTGACCGGCGGCGCCGGATTCGTCGGGTCCCACTACGTGCGCCGGCTCCTCGACCCGGAGCGGGCGGGAGGCGGCGCGCACCAGGTCACCGTGCTGGACAAGCTCACCTACGCCGGCAACCTGGCCAATCTCGACCCGGTGCGCCGCGCGCACGGCTTCGCCTTCGTCCACGGGGACGTCGCGGACGCCGCGGTGGTCGACGAACTCGTCGCCGGCCACGACGCGATCGTCCACTTCGCCGCGGAATCCCACGTCGACCGGTCGATCCGGTGCGCGCAGGACTTCGTCGTCACCAACGTCCTCGGCACGCAGACGCTGCTGGAGGCGGCGCGCCGCCACGGCACCGCCCCGTTCGTGCACGTGTCGACCGACGAGGTGTACGGGCCGATCGGGACGGGGCGGTGGAGCGAGCGGGACCCGCTGGCGCCCAGCAACCCGTACGCGGCGTCCAAGGCCGCGGCCGACCTCATCGTGCTCGCCTGCCACAGGACCTTCGGGATGGACGTCCGGATCACCCGGGGCTCCAACACCTACGGCCCGTACCAGTTCCCCGAGAAGATCGTCCCGCTGTTCGTCACCGAGCTGCTCGACGGGGGGAAGGTGCCGCTGTACGGCGACGGGCTGCACGTCCGCGAGTGGCTCCACGTCGACGACCACTGCCGCGCCGTGCACCTGGCGCTGACCAGGGGCCGGGCGGGCGAGGTCTACAACATCGGCGGCGTTCCGCTGACCAACCGCGAGCTGACCGGCCGGCTGCTCGCCCAGTGCGGCGCGGGCTGGGACACGGTGTCGTACGTGGAGGACCGCAAGGGGCATGACCGCCGGTACGCGATGGACTGCACGAAGACCGCGACGGAGCTCGGGTTCCGGCCGCGCCGGGACCTCGTGGCCGGCCTCGCGGAGACCGTCGCCTGGTACCGGGACAACCGCGAGTGGTGGGAGCCGCTCACGTTGCACGTGTCGCGGGACGTGGAGGTGAACTCGTGA
- a CDS encoding class I SAM-dependent methyltransferase — MTAANIDPAAVKQGQRASWDALSSNWEAAQERFELGAAAVTERLLDLGGVRAGHTVLDVGTGHGEPALTAARRVGPTGRVTGVDISPAMLDLARRRAEGTPNVEFAEADVESIDLPTASFDVVLSRWGLMFAVDRVAAFRGLARLLVPGGVLAAAVWSEAPSAPTISLGFRVLSERLELPPPPPGMPGPFSMADPERLAAEVAAAGFTDVSVTEFVVRFPFDSVEQCVAFTKAVTPPMLLQKVAERFGSADDPGTWRAFADATGPYRSNGGAFTLPSTALIIRAVAPARE, encoded by the coding sequence GTGACGGCTGCGAACATCGACCCGGCCGCCGTCAAGCAGGGGCAGCGGGCCTCCTGGGACGCCCTCAGTTCGAACTGGGAGGCGGCGCAGGAGAGGTTCGAGCTGGGAGCGGCCGCGGTGACGGAGCGGCTGCTCGACCTCGGCGGCGTGCGGGCGGGCCACACGGTCCTCGACGTCGGGACCGGCCACGGGGAGCCCGCCCTGACGGCGGCCCGGCGGGTGGGGCCCACCGGGCGGGTGACCGGCGTGGACATCTCCCCGGCGATGCTCGACCTGGCCAGGCGCCGGGCCGAGGGCACGCCCAACGTCGAGTTCGCCGAGGCGGACGTGGAGTCCATCGACCTGCCGACGGCCTCGTTCGACGTCGTGCTCAGCCGCTGGGGGCTGATGTTCGCGGTGGACCGGGTCGCGGCCTTCCGCGGACTCGCCCGGCTCCTGGTCCCGGGCGGCGTGCTCGCCGCGGCGGTCTGGAGCGAGGCGCCCAGCGCGCCGACGATCTCGCTGGGCTTCCGGGTGCTGAGCGAGCGGCTCGAACTGCCGCCCCCGCCGCCGGGCATGCCGGGGCCGTTCAGCATGGCCGACCCGGAGCGGCTCGCCGCCGAGGTGGCCGCGGCGGGGTTCACCGACGTGTCGGTGACCGAGTTCGTCGTGCGGTTCCCGTTCGACTCCGTCGAGCAGTGCGTCGCGTTCACCAAGGCCGTGACGCCGCCGATGCTGCTGCAGAAGGTCGCGGAGCGCTTCGGGTCCGCGGACGACCCCGGCACGTGGCGGGCCTTCGCCGACGCCACCGGGCCCTACCGTTCCAA